The proteins below come from a single Procambarus clarkii isolate CNS0578487 chromosome 44, FALCON_Pclarkii_2.0, whole genome shotgun sequence genomic window:
- the LOC123745264 gene encoding uncharacterized protein yields the protein MDKMALWLLLLPLLVVSTPAAVSLPPQVFPTPATTAVHGYVDTNTTFTRQQHQHVKSSCQHQTGDDVLHPGCHQLPCHILNTSKALLLPAVVSLVVPNQIPKWNPRLLFVDDRGHGQGCVDLLVHEGNISLHGKRQCNDTTVDFATVPLTLFREDTWIHFQAVVIGNKMKLMLCLPRSKRDLVTLPFAATRVQVLRMTWFGYSSLDIKRQKSTTQSPDSSLIVNSTSPASTNFSLPNRYIHNQTVIIVGACSAVCCVVIFLFIIKDFCSSPTSAPPAITHTKAVRPERPGQQPEVMVVMPPNASSSTDLPPITHYTPSCSSENDGKLDYSERTNSCRGSSVPGSCGPHHSVAALAESPYFHTSENSLYQFCVSE from the coding sequence ATGGACAAAATGGCCCTGTGGCTCCTACTCCTCCCACTCCTCGTTGTCTCAACACCTGCTGCTGTTAGCCTCCCACCCCAGGTATTCCCAACACCTGCAACAACTGCTGTTCATGGCTACGTTGACACAAATACAACTTTTACaagacaacaacaccaacatgttAAATCGTCTTGCCAACACCAAACAGGTGACGACGTTCTGCATCCTGGCTGCCACCAGCTGCCCTGTCACATACTCAATACCTCTAAGGCGCTGCTCCTCCCGGCCGTAGTCAGCCTCGTGGTCCCGAACCAGATCCCGAAGTGGAACCCAAGACTCTTGTTTGTGGATGATCGCGGTCATGGTCAAGGCTGTGTTGACTTGCTGGTACACGAGGGAAATATATCACTCCATGGGAAGCGTCAGTGTAATGACACAACTGTGGACTTTGCCACTGTCCCATTAACACTGTTCCGTGAAGACACGTGGATACATTTCCAAGCGGTGGTCATTGGTAATAAGATGAAGTTAATGTTATGTCTGCCTCGAAGCAAGAGGGACTTAGTGACGCTTCCCTTTGCTGCAACACGTGTTCAAGTATTACGAATGACTTGGTTTGGCTATTCCAGCTTGGATATCAAACGTCAGAAATCAACAACACAATCTCCTGACAGCAGCTTAATTGTGAACAGTACTAGCCCGGCTTCTACGAATTTTTCGTTGCCAAACCGTTATATTCATAACCAAACCGTTATTATAGTTGGAGCATGTTCTGCTGTTTGCTGTGTTGTAATTTTTTTATTCATAATCAAAGATTTCTGCTCCTCTCCCACGAGTGCGCCACCAGCCATCACACACACCAAGGCAGTTAGACCTGAGCGTCCAGGACAGCAACCAGAGGTGATGGTCGTGATGCCCCCCAATGCATCATCGTCTACTGACCTTCCTCCCATCACGCACTATACCCCCAGCTGCTCCTCGGAAAACGATGGTAAACTAGATTACAGTGAAAGAACGAACAGCTGTAGAGGTAGCAGTGTTCCCGGCAGCTGTGGACCTCATCACAGTGTGGCAGCTCTGGCAGAGTCTCCTTACTTCCACACCAGTGAAAACAGTCTGTACCAGTTCTGTGTCTCAGAGTAA